From the Pangasianodon hypophthalmus isolate fPanHyp1 chromosome 17, fPanHyp1.pri, whole genome shotgun sequence genome, one window contains:
- the picalma gene encoding phosphatidylinositol binding clathrin assembly protein a isoform X30, translating to MSGQSITDRITAAQHSVTGSAVSKTVCKATTHEVMGPKKKHLDYLIQCTNEMNVNIPQLADTLFERTTNTSWVVVFKSLITTHHLMVYGNERFIQYLASRNTLFNLSNFLDKSGLQGYDMSTFIRRYSRYLNEKAVSYRQVAFDFTKVKRGADGVMRTMNTEKLLKTLPIVQNQMDSLLDFNVNANELTNGVINAAFMLLFKDAIRLFAAYNEGIINLLEKYFDMKKAQCKEGLDIYKKFLTRMTRISEFLKVAEQVGIDRGDIPDLSQAPSSLLDALEQHLASLEGKKVKDSTAASRASTLSNAVSSLANTGISFTKVDEREKQAALEEEQARLRTLKEQRLKELSKKPSTSSTTAASPVSTASGSISTAPAIDLFSTPSSTNGAAKVPNDLLDLQPAFQPSLALPTALPVANTWGGFTASPIPQPASSSGLNVDFDSVFGNKSTANSTDAAVASPSQSMPPSAQQPGKLVSDDLDSSLANLVGNLGIGNGTTKK from the exons ATGTCTGGCCAAAGCATAACGGACAGGATAACCGCAGCGCAGCACAGTGTCACCGGCTCAGCAGTGTCCAAAACGGTGTGCAAAGCGACCACACATGAAGTCATGGGGCCCAAAAAGAAACACTTGGACT ATCTGATTCAGTGCACGAATGAGATGAATGTGAACATCCCTCAACTGGCGGACACGCTGTTCGAACGCACCACCAACACCAGCTGGGTGGTCGTGTTCAAATCCCTCATCACCACACACCACCTCATGGTCTATGGCAACGAG AGATTTATTCAGTACCTGGCTTCCAGGAATACATTATTCAACCTCAGTAATTTTTTGGACAAAAGTGGCTTACAGG GCTATGACATGTCCACTTTCATCCGACGGTATAGCCGTTATCTTAATGAAAAGGCTGTGTCCTACAGACAGGTTGCTTTTGACTTCACTAAAGTGAAGAGGGG GGCAGATGGTGTTATGAGAACCATGAATACAGAGAAGCTGCTGAAGACCCTCCCCATCGTCCAGAATCAGATGGACTCACTTCTTGACTTcaat GTAAATGCAAACGAACTCACAAATGGAGTCATTAATGCCGCCTTCATGCTCTTGTTTAAAGACGCCATCCGGCTATTTGCTGCATACAACGAAGGGATCATCAACTTGCTCG AGAAGTACTTTGATATGAAGAAAGCCCAGTGTAAAGAAGGACTTGACATCTACAAGAAATTCCTCACCCGTATGACGAGAATCTCAGAGTTCCTCAAAGTTGCTGAG CAAGTGGGCATTGATCGAGGCGATATACCAGACTTGTCTCAG GCCCCTAGTAGTCTCCTGGATGCACTGGAGCAGCACTTGGCATCACTAGAGGGAAAAAAGGTGAAGGACTCTACAGCAGCCAGCAG GGCCAGCACACTGTCCAACGCCGTGTCCTCTCTGGCAAACACGGGCATATCTTTCACCAAAGTGGATGAGAGGGAAAAACAGGCAGCCCTAGAGGAGGAACAAGCTCGTTTAAGAACACTTAAG GAGCAGCGCCTGAAAGAACTCTCCAAAAAGCCTTCCACATCCTCAACCACAGCTGCCTCTCCAGTATCCACAGCATCTGGCAGCATCAGCACCGCTCCAGCAATCGACCTGTTCTCCACACCCAGCTCCACCAACGG TGCTGCAAAGGTGCCAAATGATCTGCTGGATCTCCAGCCAGCATTCCAGCCATCTCTAGCTCTCCCCACTGCTCTGCCTGTAGCTAACACATGGGGAG GGTTTACAGCATCTCCCATCCCTCAGCCAGCAAGCTCCTCTGGCCTTAACGTTGACTTTGACTCTGTGTTTGGCAATAAATCCACTGCTAACAGCACAGACGCTGCTG TAGCTTCTCCGAGCCAGAGCATGCCACCCAGTGCCCAACAGCCTGGTAAACTGGTGTCTGATGACCTGGACTCCTCTCTGGCCAACCTTGTAGGCA